The DNA window GTCCAATACTACGATTTCAAATTTAAATTTCGAAGTTGTTCCAATTTTTGATCAGATATTTATCATCAATTTCTGGATCCTGAGAAGTTAAAATCTTCGGACCATCATGCGTGATAACCAAGGTATGTTCAAACTGTGCCGACCAGCCGCCATCTTTAGTTGATACGGTCCAGCCGTCGCCAGCGTAATCAGTCTTGACTTCCCAAGTTCCCGTGTTGACCATTGGCTCGATCGTAATCGTCATGCCCGGCCGCAAGCGCAGGCCGTGACCTGCAACGCCGAAATGAGGTACTTGCGGATCTTCATGCATTGTCGGTCCAATGCCATGGCCAATGTATTCACGAACGTTTCCAAAATGATTTTCATCAGTCACATAATGATCAATTGCTGCACCGATATCACCGATCCGGTTGCCAACAACCGCTTGGTCAATACCAATATAAAGCGCCTGATGAGCGACTTGATACAAGCGTTCGATCTCAGGACTGACAGTACCGACGCGATAAGTCCAAGCGGAGTCTGCCAAACCATGATCTTTTTCAACAACAGTATCTACTTTCACAAGGTCGCCGTTTTCCAAAATTAATCCCTTGCGCGGAAAAGCATGTGCGACTTCATCATTCACCGAAACAGTCACAGCATATTTAAAACCCTCAAAACCAATTTGGCTCGCAATTGCACCATGGCCTTCAATGTAAGCCCGCGATTTTTCTTCAATAATCCAAGTGTCCAACCCTGGCTTGATCAAATTTCTTAACATGAGGTGCATGCCGGCAAGCACATCGCCAGCTGTGTTCATTTCTTTTATTTCATTGACACTTTTTAATGTAATCATACCTTCGATTATATGCCTTCTATTTCGCTTACTTGCTCTCTTTCTCAACATAAATCGGCCGCCGTTTGCTCTCTAAAAAAATGGCCGCAATATACCGACCAACGATCCCTAAACTAAACATCTGCAGGCCGCCAAAAAACATAATGATCACAGTAATCGTTGTCCAACCACCGATTGCGATCGTCGGATCCAAAAGCTTGCGCACGATCACAAAAATGCCGCCCATCATAGCCACCAAGGTCGTTAATAAGCCCAATACGGTGACCATTGTCAATGGAAATGTTGAAAACGAAATGATACCCGTCATGGCATATTTGATCAGTTTCCAAAAACTCCACTTGCTATGGCCTTTGCTTCGAGTAATGTTCTCATAACTCATATATTCAGTTTTAAAACCGACCCAAGTAAAAAGTCCCTTGGAAAAACGTTGATTTTCCGGCATTGATAAGATCGCTTTTGTGACCTGCCGAGTCAT is part of the Oenococcus sicerae genome and encodes:
- the map gene encoding type I methionyl aminopeptidase; protein product: MITLKSVNEIKEMNTAGDVLAGMHLMLRNLIKPGLDTWIIEEKSRAYIEGHGAIASQIGFEGFKYAVTVSVNDEVAHAFPRKGLILENGDLVKVDTVVEKDHGLADSAWTYRVGTVSPEIERLYQVAHQALYIGIDQAVVGNRIGDIGAAIDHYVTDENHFGNVREYIGHGIGPTMHEDPQVPHFGVAGHGLRLRPGMTITIEPMVNTGTWEVKTDYAGDGWTVSTKDGGWSAQFEHTLVITHDGPKILTSQDPEIDDKYLIKNWNNFEI